The Acinonyx jubatus isolate Ajub_Pintada_27869175 chromosome D1, VMU_Ajub_asm_v1.0, whole genome shotgun sequence genome includes a window with the following:
- the CDCA5 gene encoding sororin isoform X2: MSERRTRSGGAAQRSGPRTPSSTQSPRRSQRKSGPDLPSTLPEIWPKASPAAPVRKPIVLKKIVAHTVKTPSVHTPRRSPRSLRGRRRAHSTPVVKPEVQPVEKQEPEDPQVSGEPVLEPSSSEQPRNLQPEPTVTFLFILLSTAEPKESKDPEGDAEIQEDQFLDKEDWGARRTSQEISHLHNDCMRLRESLSTIQADNLALGEKLQRLLNLSYKSLQEEAEALQEEVKAVHEGAQAIQEGAQADPEEAQAVPEDARAIQGVALSPLP, encoded by the exons ATGTCCGAGAGGCGAACGCGGTCCGGAGGGGCCGCCCAACGCTCCG ggCCCAGGACCCCGTCTTCTACTCAGTCTCCGCGGAGGTCCCAGCGGAAATCAGGCCCTGAtctccccagcaccctccctgAAATCTGGCCCAAG GCATCCCCTGCGGCTCCTGTCAGAAAGCCCATCGTTTTGAAGAAGATCGTAGCCCATACCGTAAAG ACCCCATCTGTGCACACGCCTCGAAGAAGCCCAAGG TCTCTCAGGGGCAGACGAAGAGCCCACTCTACACCCGTGGTGAAGCCAGAGGTGCAGCCTGTTGAGAAGCAGGAGCCAGAAGACCCTCAGGTCTCCGGGGAGCCAGTCTTAGAG CCGTCTTCTTCAGAGCAACCGCGGAACTTGCAGCCAGAACCTACCGTCACATTCCTGTTTATACTCCTGAGCACAGCGGAGCCCAAGGAATCCAAAGACCCTGAGGG GGACGCAGAGATCCAGGAGGACCAGTTCCTGGACAAGGAAGACTGGGGGGCCCGGCGGACCTCACAGGAAATCAGCCATTTGCACAATGATTGCATGAG ACTTCGGGAGTCACTGAGCACCATCCAAGCAGACAACCTGGCCCTGGGGGAGAAGCTGCAAAGGCTG CTGAACTTGTCATATAAGAGCCtccaggaggaagcagaggccctCCAGGAGGAGGTGAAGGCCGTCCACGAGGGAGCCCAGGCCATCCAGGAGGGAGCCCAGGCCGATCCGGAGGAGGCCCAGGCTGTCCCGGAGGATGCCCGGGCCATCCAGGGGGTGGCGCTGTCCCCGCTGCCCTGA
- the CDCA5 gene encoding sororin isoform X3, producing MSERRTRSGGAAQRSGPRTPSSTQSPRRSQRKSGPDLPSTLPEIWPKASPAAPVRKPIVLKKIVAHTVKTPSVHTPRRSPRIAFFLEKENNPSSKEPAREEPFKTSSVPVTPTPTPVLCPLNVESNSREDLDARDLEMSKKVRRSYSRLETLGSASTSTPGRRSCFGFEGLLGSEDLARVSPVRCSKLTEVPRVPVKPWAPDTTLPGISPPAVKEKRKKKKVPEILKSELDEWAAAMNAEFEAAEQFDLLVE from the exons ATGTCCGAGAGGCGAACGCGGTCCGGAGGGGCCGCCCAACGCTCCG ggCCCAGGACCCCGTCTTCTACTCAGTCTCCGCGGAGGTCCCAGCGGAAATCAGGCCCTGAtctccccagcaccctccctgAAATCTGGCCCAAG GCATCCCCTGCGGCTCCTGTCAGAAAGCCCATCGTTTTGAAGAAGATCGTAGCCCATACCGTAAAG ACCCCATCTGTGCACACGCCTCGAAGAAGCCCAAGG ATTGCTTTTTTCTTGGAGAAGGAAAACAACCCTTCTAGCAAGGAGCCTGCTAGGGAGGAGCCCTTCAAGACAAGCAGTGTCCCCgtcacccccacccctactcctGTGCTGTGCCCCCTGAATGTCGAGTCCAACTCCAGGGAAGACCTGGACGCCAGAGACTTGGAAATGTCTAAGAAAGTCAGGCGATCCTACAGCCGGCTGGAGACCCTCGGCtctgcctccacctccaccccaggcCGCCGGTCTTGCTTTGGCTTCGAGGGCCTGCTGGGGTCAGAAGACTTGGCCAGAGTCTCACCTGTGAGGTGTTCAAAGTTAACCGAAGTCCCCAGGGTCCCTGTGAAGCCCTGGGCCCCAGATACCACTCTCCCCGGAATCTCTCCACCTGCTGTGAAAGAGAAacgaaagaaaaagaaggttccGGAGATCCtg AAATCAGAGCTGGATGAATGGGCTGCAGCCATGAATGCCGAGTTCGAAGCTGCTGAGCAGTTTGATCTCCTGGTTGAATGA
- the CDCA5 gene encoding sororin isoform X1 yields MSERRTRSGGAAQRSGPRTPSSTQSPRRSQRKSGPDLPSTLPEIWPKASPAAPVRKPIVLKKIVAHTVKTPSVHTPRRSPRIAFFLEKENNPSSKEPAREEPFKTSSVPVTPTPTPVLCPLNVESNSREDLDARDLEMSKKVRRSYSRLETLGSASTSTPGRRSCFGFEGLLGSEDLARVSPVRCSKLTEVPRVPVKPWAPDTTLPGISPPAVKEKRKKKKVPEILSLRGRRRAHSTPVVKPEVQPVEKQEPEDPQVSGEPVLEPSSSEQPRNLQPEPTVTFLFILLSTAEPKESKDPEGDAEIQEDQFLDKEDWGARRTSQEISHLHNDCMRLRESLSTIQADNLALGEKLQRLLNLSYKSLQEEAEALQEEVKAVHEGAQAIQEGAQADPEEAQAVPEDARAIQGVALSPLP; encoded by the exons ATGTCCGAGAGGCGAACGCGGTCCGGAGGGGCCGCCCAACGCTCCG ggCCCAGGACCCCGTCTTCTACTCAGTCTCCGCGGAGGTCCCAGCGGAAATCAGGCCCTGAtctccccagcaccctccctgAAATCTGGCCCAAG GCATCCCCTGCGGCTCCTGTCAGAAAGCCCATCGTTTTGAAGAAGATCGTAGCCCATACCGTAAAG ACCCCATCTGTGCACACGCCTCGAAGAAGCCCAAGG ATTGCTTTTTTCTTGGAGAAGGAAAACAACCCTTCTAGCAAGGAGCCTGCTAGGGAGGAGCCCTTCAAGACAAGCAGTGTCCCCgtcacccccacccctactcctGTGCTGTGCCCCCTGAATGTCGAGTCCAACTCCAGGGAAGACCTGGACGCCAGAGACTTGGAAATGTCTAAGAAAGTCAGGCGATCCTACAGCCGGCTGGAGACCCTCGGCtctgcctccacctccaccccaggcCGCCGGTCTTGCTTTGGCTTCGAGGGCCTGCTGGGGTCAGAAGACTTGGCCAGAGTCTCACCTGTGAGGTGTTCAAAGTTAACCGAAGTCCCCAGGGTCCCTGTGAAGCCCTGGGCCCCAGATACCACTCTCCCCGGAATCTCTCCACCTGCTGTGAAAGAGAAacgaaagaaaaagaaggttccGGAGATCCtg TCTCTCAGGGGCAGACGAAGAGCCCACTCTACACCCGTGGTGAAGCCAGAGGTGCAGCCTGTTGAGAAGCAGGAGCCAGAAGACCCTCAGGTCTCCGGGGAGCCAGTCTTAGAG CCGTCTTCTTCAGAGCAACCGCGGAACTTGCAGCCAGAACCTACCGTCACATTCCTGTTTATACTCCTGAGCACAGCGGAGCCCAAGGAATCCAAAGACCCTGAGGG GGACGCAGAGATCCAGGAGGACCAGTTCCTGGACAAGGAAGACTGGGGGGCCCGGCGGACCTCACAGGAAATCAGCCATTTGCACAATGATTGCATGAG ACTTCGGGAGTCACTGAGCACCATCCAAGCAGACAACCTGGCCCTGGGGGAGAAGCTGCAAAGGCTG CTGAACTTGTCATATAAGAGCCtccaggaggaagcagaggccctCCAGGAGGAGGTGAAGGCCGTCCACGAGGGAGCCCAGGCCATCCAGGAGGGAGCCCAGGCCGATCCGGAGGAGGCCCAGGCTGTCCCGGAGGATGCCCGGGCCATCCAGGGGGTGGCGCTGTCCCCGCTGCCCTGA